The DNA window ATGTGATAATAAGCCCAGAAGTCCATAATGTACACTGGGCAGATTTTTCAAAGTTTACTTTCTGTGTAAAAAAGGGTAGGGAAGCTACTCTAAAGAGTTTACCGGAGATAAGAAGACAACTAAGTTTATTTGGTAGATTAAAGAGATGGGGTCGCCAAATAGGTTTTAGAAAGTAAAGTAAAATAAGGATGGACTACTAACTACTTTACTGATTAAAAAGTGACTTTTGGTGTTTTTTACCAAAGTATTGGTAGGCAAGAGGGGCAGCTTCTCTCCCTTTTGGGGTACGCTTTATAAAACCTTCCTGTAATAAATAGGGCTCAAAAATCTCCTCTATTGTCTGCGGGTCTTCCCCTATTGATGCAGCTATTGTTCCCAACCCCACTGGTCCACCTTGATATTTATCTATTATAGTAGTCAATATCCGTTTATCCATGTCATCAAGCCCACGCTCATCAACATTAAACTGGGATAGTGCAAACTTAGCTATCTCAAGATTTATCACTCCTTTTCCTTTAACTTGTGCATAATCTCTAACCCTCTTTAATAACCTATTTGCAACCCTTGGTGTCCCCCTTGAGCGGCGTGCAATTTCAAAAGCACTGTCTTCATCAATTGAGGCACCAAGTATTTTTGCTGAATGTGATACTATCTGTTTGAGCTCCTCTGGCGGATAGAAATCAAGCCTAAATATAAGCTCAAACCTTGACCTCAATGGCGATGATAATAGACCAGACCTTGTTGTTGCACCTATAAGTGTAAATGGGGTCAGATTAATTGTTAATGACCTCGCATCCGGCCCCTGGTCTAACATTATCTCAATTTTAAACTCCTCCATTGCAGGATAAAGGTATTCTTCAACTGGTTTTCCAAGCCTATGTATTTCATCTATAAAAAGGACATCCATTGGCTTAAGTTTAGTAAGTATACCAGCTAAATCACCCGGCCGCTCAACTATGGGGCCGGAGATAGTAGTTATATTTACGCTCAGCTCTTTTGATATTATATAGGCAAGCGTCGTCTTCCCTAGTCCTGGTGGGCCAAAAAAGAGAACATGGTCGAGTGGCTCACCTCTCAACTTTGCTGCCTGGATAGAAACTTTAAGGTTTTCTTTAGTCTGGGATTGACCAACAAAGCAGTCAAATGTTTGTGGTCTAAGAGAGCGCTCAACTTCTTCCTCTCCTTCTATTCTTTCAGGTGTAGTAAGTCTCATAGTAAGATTTCTCTGTAATCTACCTCAATTCCATTTTTGACCTTTCTATAATAGATTCAACAAATCATAAATCAATTGTGCTTTGCAAGC is part of the bacterium genome and encodes:
- the ruvB gene encoding Holliday junction branch migration DNA helicase RuvB codes for the protein MRLTTPERIEGEEEVERSLRPQTFDCFVGQSQTKENLKVSIQAAKLRGEPLDHVLFFGPPGLGKTTLAYIISKELSVNITTISGPIVERPGDLAGILTKLKPMDVLFIDEIHRLGKPVEEYLYPAMEEFKIEIMLDQGPDARSLTINLTPFTLIGATTRSGLLSSPLRSRFELIFRLDFYPPEELKQIVSHSAKILGASIDEDSAFEIARRSRGTPRVANRLLKRVRDYAQVKGKGVINLEIAKFALSQFNVDERGLDDMDKRILTTIIDKYQGGPVGLGTIAASIGEDPQTIEEIFEPYLLQEGFIKRTPKGREAAPLAYQYFGKKHQKSLFNQ